In the genome of Impatiens glandulifera chromosome 6, dImpGla2.1, whole genome shotgun sequence, the window AAAGGTCGTACcttgtaaatttaattagaaCAACAAGGCAACAGGTGCTATTGCAGTTTGAATAACAAGTAATTGTCAATTAGAGTATCCAAGTCAATAGAAGTGAGTAGATGATCAagcatgaaaaaaaatatgcttCAACCaccataaataataaataaagatgttGTTAATTGAAAGCTGCAAGTTTAGCTCAACTAAGAGCTCTATTGGCACTACTGCTTCTTAGATTACTCAAAGATACATGAAGGCAAAACATGATAAAAGAACAAATAGAACTCATAATTTGAGAGTGGAGAGTGAGAATTACAAATTAGAAGTACAAGATAAAGAATTCAGAAAATTGTTTCTTTATTTAGGCACTTTCTGGTTAAAATTAAGTATGAATTTTAATAcatgaatattaaattttgggtTCTCATGTTGAACCCCAAAATTTTGTCTGGGCATAAACAATAATAGGTTGGGCACAGCAGATAAACACAAATCACCCACAAGGTTCGATCAGAATGAGCATTTGTATATTCTATTTAGCTTAATCTCATGCTTCGAGCTGCGACAAAATGTGTATTATTGCAGCTCAATAACAAACAGTAAACTCTTCCTAAtcagatttagattaaatttgagataacaaatattaaattattactttttcttATGTCAAAGTTTGTAGTAATCAAGATGTCATGAATTCATACATCAACCGATACTTATAGTAAACTAATTTTGAATGAAAATCATTTGATTGAATCAACTAATCATCTAATTCATTCTATgaatatgaacaaaaataatCACATAATAATGAATAGGTAGAGCAACATAAACCCATTACAGATGCTGAAAAAAGTGGTCAAGAGGAAAGATATTGGAAGCAGTGTACAACATGGACTCAGAATGTAAGAACTTCAAGGTCACTAACATTCATGATTTATGTGTTTGTTCATAATAACTGAACATATTCAGAAATTTATTGGTTATTTCTCATCTGGATATccagaaacaaaaataaaaggtGTTTTCAAATGGGGTCAATGAAATCTATCACCACATGTGCTCATATCGCATATTAGTCCCATATATAAGAGTCCAAAAGACTACAAAGAACAATCAGGTCAAGGAAATCAAAAGCATCACACACAGTGACTAATGCAGCTCTCCATGAATCTAATTGTGACTAACCTGCACTCCCTGAGAACAAGTAGTGATTCCTGAGTTATCAAGCCTACTTTCATTTGCAGCAAGAAATCCTGCAAATAGAAAGAAGCTACTGCTAAATATATTACAGATATTTGATCTAGAGAAAGCAATGATGAAAAGGATACATCCTCTCCCAATTCTGAAAGATAGAAGGCActattttcaaaacaattaagatCATTAGCCCCACAAAGGAGAAACCATGAATGATTGAACGCAACATTGCTTCACAGCTTAGAAGCTTTGCACTTTTCATATCGCAATCCATTGTTTATATGAGCCTGGACAGCTGAGAGCATCTGACTTGTCTCAGACAATCCAAGTTTGTCAGTAAGACCGAAAAATCAACCAGAtggaaaatatatattgcaGACATCAAGCTTATAGTTCAAAATAAAACAGTGTCTAACTGGAAAATATAACAGGTAATGTCACCTGCATCATCAGAAGACACCTTGAAATTGACCACAAATTCTGGGTAAATATGAGTGTTCATATTCATATTCCACACTATATAATGACTTGGACAGTGAAGATCATCCACGCCATTATCATACTCTTCACTACTTGGATGGAACTGATTGGATCCTGGATGAAGAACTTCCGTGTTCCCCATTATTACTCGACAGAATACCATGTGTCGCACCCCATTTTCGTCAACATCACAATAATTTACACTGCAAATTAGGAATAAAAAGAACAGACAATGAAAGGAAATTAGACCCAGGCCAGTAAAAGTTTGACAATTAACTATTGCTATATACAGATGAAACTATATATAATCCTGGGTCTGGAATCTGTTAGCAGTAAgatatatgaattttatgtatatatgcATATTGTGTAGGCATGCATACATACATCTCTACATCTTATTTTTGTGGCAATTATACTTCCCATCAGAGttcaaatgtaaaaaaaaaaaaaattgtgcaaGATAAGAATTAAAATGGAAAACTCCTGataagtttatattaaaaatagttttttatactGGTAGAAGTATCATTGTCaatgagaaaatgaagaaaCGATACAAGTGTCACTTGGAGGGGAGACAACGAAAAATTCAAGCATTGAATAAAAGGGACAAAATGCTAGAATAGCTTGGAAAGAATGGGGGAGAGAGATTCACATTTTATTAATGAGGTCTATTTATAACACTATCTCTAACCTCCATTTATCTCATGTGTATGCTAACTGCAAATTATTAACACAGGCCATAGAAAGTCCACAGTAAACATCACAAGTTACTGGCCTACCATCTTCAGCAAACTCCAATGTTAATATGCAAAAGGAGGAAACAGAAAAAACGAGAAGATCATGCTCCTTTCTAGATGGAGGTTAAGTGGTTGATTCCATCTATTTCAATGGGTGATGAATATTCTTAAACTTGTTAACTTGTCATAAAAAGAAATTTCACTAGTTATAAACTTGTGTTAGCTAGTGGCAACGAACCATCAGAGGAACAGAAAACAAGAAGATTGTGCCCCTTTTTGGATGGATCTAAGAGGTGATCCCATCTATTTCAATGGGTGATGAATGGTGAGTATATTATGCATACTCTACTAGGAAAAGACGAATAATGTTTGCGAAGTGGACAAGAAATACTAACCCAGTAGCAACTAAGTTTAACGGTGTCAGATAAACACCAACACCAAATGTGGGCTTAGTTTTTGGCATGGCTTGATACCCAACCCCATACTTCATGATACTGGAAACTGCAGCTTTCGGCAACGGAAGCCAAGCATATTGAACATTTGCATCACCACGGTACTTTTTGGTGATCTCAAGTTGCTTTTGGAATAGCTCCAGACGAGCATCTGCTGAAGCACCAGAACTGCGATAAATTTCGAGGATCTCTGCCTTTACAGATGAGCCCAAACTATTGAAAAACATTTTACTTATAGTATCAGAATCAAGATTTCTAGAATCAGAACTAATGTCATTCACAAAATATTTCACAACTTCGTTAGTTTCTACAGCGTCCCCAGAAACGTTTTGATCAGGTGTTACACAATTCACCTCAACTTCTACATTATAGGTGCCGACATCAGATGTTCTTACCACATCATTTGACTCATCAGTGTATTCGTTCAACTTCTGGCAATCTAATCCATCCACTTCAATTTCCAGTTGAAGATGGTACTGATGAGGCAATCCAGATTGATCATTATGATCAGCAGCTTCATCATCAACAAAGGTCTCTGGGAAGAAGCATTGACCCGCTTCATCAATCCAGGCAATAGATTGCCCTAGGCCGGTCTTCAGGTTCAAAAGCATCATATGCACAAAATCTAGAACAAATAGATTATCATTAAACTCCACTTGACTGGTCGCTTTATTCATCCAGAGATCTTTTTTAACTATATTCACAACATCACAAGGAAAATCACTCCATTCACCGTTCTGATAGTACATCAGCCGCTGTGGAACTCCACTATTCGTAAAACTTGAATAACACTTATACGCAGATCTCACACGAGCAGCTTTATCACCATACAGACCACTGAGTGCACCCAAGTTCACTCTCTTAGTAATCTTCCTAGTTGACGGGTTTAATGAAATACGGCAAGGTAACTTGGAGTTGACACCAGTCGGTTCATTGTCATTTCGGACTGAGCTCCGTCTGTTCATGCCAACCACAACCTGATAGCCATTACCCAACACCTTTGCGGATTCGGATTCCATTTTTTCCAAAAGTATCGATTCT includes:
- the LOC124941299 gene encoding inactive poly [ADP-ribose] polymerase RCD1-like isoform X3, with protein sequence MESESAKVLGNGYQVVVGMNRRSSVRNDNEPTGVNSKLPCRISLNPSTRKITKRVNLGALSGLYGDKAARVRSAYKCYSSFTNSGVPQRLMYYQNGEWSDFPCDVVNIVKKDLWMNKATSQVEFNDNLFVLDFVHMMLLNLKTGLGQSIAWIDEAGQCFFPETFVDDEAADHNDQSGLPHQYHLQLEIEVDGLDCQKLNEYTDESNDVVRTSDVGTYNVEVEVNCVTPDQNVSGDAVETNEVVKYFVNDISSDSRNLDSDTISKMFFNSLGSSVKAEILEIYRSSGASADARLELFQKQLEITKKYRGDANVQYAWLPLPKAAVSSIMKYGVGYQAMPKTKPTFGVGVYLTPLNLVATGVNYCDVDENGVRHMVFCRVIMGNTEVLHPGSNQFHPSSEEYDNGVDDLHCPSHYIVWNMNMNTHIYPEFVVNFKVSSDDAGFLAANESRLDNSGITTCSQGVQVLKERFQASTGRRTPKSPWMPFTLLFHEIENKVPPNDMKLVKDNYQLFLMKKISRDDFVKGLRLTFGDSLLRSTITNLQYKVTGNSKNEVSGEVVAIAAVKEEGAGSSNSL
- the LOC124941299 gene encoding inactive poly [ADP-ribose] polymerase RCD1-like isoform X2, with the translated sequence MESESAKVLGNGYQVVVGMNRRSSVRNDNEPTGVNSKLPCRISLNPSTRKITKRVNLGALSGLYGDKAARVRSAYKCYSSFTNSGVPQRLMYYQNGEWSDFPCDVVNIVKKDLWMNKATSQVEFNDNLFVLDFVHMMLLNLKTGLGQSIAWIDEAGQCFFPETFVDDEAADHNDQSGLPHQYHLQLEIEVDGLDCQKLNEYTDESNDVVRTSDVGTYNVEVEVNCVTPDQNVSGDAVETNEVVKYFVNDISSDSRNLDSDTISKMFFNSLGSSVKAEILEIYRSSGASADARLELFQKQLEITKKYRGDANVQYAWLPLPKAAVSSIMKYGVGYQAMPKTKPTFGVGVYLTPLNLVATGVNYCDVDENGVRHMVFCRVIMGNTEVLHPGSNQFHPSSEEYDNGVDDLHCPSHYIVWNMNMNTHIYPEFVVNFKVSSDDAGFLAANESRLDNSGITTCSQGVQQVLKERFQASTGRRTPKSPWMPFTLLFHEIENKVPPNDMKLVKDNYQLFLMKKISRDDFVKGLRLTFGDSLLRSTITNLQYKVTGNSKNEVSGEVVAIAAVKEEGAGSSNSL
- the LOC124941299 gene encoding probable inactive poly [ADP-ribose] polymerase SRO1 isoform X1 produces the protein MESESAKVLGNGYQVVVGMNRRSSVRNDNEPTGVNSKLPCRISLNPSTRKITKRVNLGALSGLYGDKAARVRSAYKCYSSFTNSGVPQRLMYYQNGEWSDFPCDVVNIVKKDLWMNKATSQVEFNDNLFVLDFVHMMLLNLKTGLGQSIAWIDEAGQCFFPETFVDDEAADHNDQSGLPHQYHLQLEIEVDGLDCQKLNEYTDESNDVVRTSDVGTYNVEVEVNCVTPDQNVSGDAVETNEVVKYFVNDISSDSRNLDSDTISKMFFNSLGSSVKAEILEIYRSSGASADARLELFQKQLEITKKYRGDANVQYAWLPLPKAAVSSIMKYGVGYQAMPKTKPTFGVGVYLTPLNLVATGVNYCDVDENGVRHMVFCRVIMGNTEVLHPGSNQFHPSSEEYDNGVDDLHCPSHYIVWNMNMNTHIYPEFVVNFKVSSDDAGFLAANESRLDNSGITTCSQGVQANNREQVLKERFQASTGRRTPKSPWMPFTLLFHEIENKVPPNDMKLVKDNYQLFLMKKISRDDFVKGLRLTFGDSLLRSTITNLQYKVTGNSKNEVSGEVVAIAAVKEEGAGSSNSL